The segment GGCGGTGCCTGCATGGGGCACGACCCAGCGACCTCCGTGCTGAACGGTTGGAACCAGGCACACGACGTGCCGAATCTGTACGTCACGGACGGGGCCAGCATGAGCTCCTGCGGTGTCGTGAACCCCTCATTGACATTCATGGCGTTGACGGCACGCGCGGTGAACCATGCCGTCGACGGTCTCCAGCGCGATGCTGGCGCCAGGAGCGAGACGTGATCCAGGGTCTGACAAGGCGTGGTGTTCTGATGGCTGGTCTGGGAGCTGCATTGATGCCTCTGCCTGGATGGGTCAACCGCGCACGCGCATCGGTCGGTAACGATCTCGTCATCGGTGTCCAGCTTTATATGTTGCGAGAACTTCTCGCACAGGATTTCAACGGCACCCTGGCCGCCGTTGCACGGACAGGCATTCACCACGTCGAGTTCGCCGGTTTCCATGATCGTCGCGCAACCGATCTTGCCGGAACATTGAAGGCGAACGACCTGATTGCCGTCAGTGCACATGCCGTTCGCGCGGAAATGACCGATGACGAGCTGGGTGCAACGATTGATTTCTGTGCGGAACTGGGTGTTCGTTACATCTGTGCTGCAGCACCATTGATGCGCCATCTGCAGTGGCCGGTCGTATCGATGGCCCAGGCAATCGAGGCTGCGCGCAAGGTGACACTGGACGATATTCGCGAGAGCGCAGACCGGTTCAATCGTATCGGCGAACAGGTTCAGGCCGCAGGCATGCAGTTTGCCTACCACA is part of the Pseudomonadales bacterium genome and harbors:
- a CDS encoding sugar phosphate isomerase/epimerase, which encodes MIQGLTRRGVLMAGLGAALMPLPGWVNRARASVGNDLVIGVQLYMLRELLAQDFNGTLAAVARTGIHHVEFAGFHDRRATDLAGTLKANDLIAVSAHAVRAEMTDDELGATIDFCAELGVRYICAAAPLMRHLQWPVVSMAQAIEAARKVTLDDIRESADRFNRIGEQVQAAGMQFAYHTHGMDFRRYGDTLGFDEMMQRTDPGRVVFEIDIGNAISAGADPMPYLQRFPDRFKLVHVKDWPKGTTWDDNTMPRSAPLGEGIIDWMKTLRACTAAGIDTCFIEQESIPAPDVIAALRQDHEFLRAL